A DNA window from Peromyscus leucopus breed LL Stock chromosome 3, UCI_PerLeu_2.1, whole genome shotgun sequence contains the following coding sequences:
- the Fzd1 gene encoding frizzled-1, with protein sequence MAEEAAPSESPAAGRPSWELCAGALRGRREAVGRGDTTGPRRPRADPRRWPSGLLLLLWLLEAPLLLGVRAQAAGQVPGPGQQAPPPPQQQQSGQQYNGERGISIPDHGYCQPISIPLCTDIAYNQTIMPNLLGHTNQEDAGLEVHQFYPLVKVQCSAELKFFLCSMYAPVCTVLEQALPPCRSLCERARQGCEALMNKFGFQWPDTLKCEKFPVHGAGELCVGQNTSDKGTPTPSLLPEFWTSNPQHGGGYRGGYPGGAGPVERGKFSCPRALRVPSYLNYHFLGEKDCGAPCEPTKVYGLMYFGPEELRFSRTWIGIWSVLCCASTLFTVLTYLVDMRRFSYPERPIIFLSGCYTAVAVAYIAGFLLEDRVVCNDKFAEDGARTVAQGTKKEGCTILFMMLYFFSMASSIWWVILSLTWFLAAGMKWGHEAIEANSQYFHLAAWAVPAIKTITILALGQVDGDVLSGVCFVGLNNVDALRGFVLAPLFVYLFIGTSFLLAGFVSLFRIRTIMKHDGTKTEKLEKLMVRIGVFSVLYTVPATIVIACYFYEQAFRDQWERSWVAQSCKSYAIPCPHLQGGGGVPPHPPMTPDFTVFMIKYLMTLIVGITSGFWIWSGKTLNSWRKFYTRLTNSKQGETTV encoded by the coding sequence ATGGCTGAGGAGGCGGCGCCTAGCGAGTCCCCGGCCGCCGGCCGGCCGAGCTGGGAACTTTGTGCCGGGGCTCTCCGGGGCCGGCGGGAGGCGGTGGGGCGCGGGGACACCACCGGTCCCCGCCGCCCCCGGGCTGACCCCCGGCGCTGGCCTagtgggctgctgctgctgctttggcTGCTGGAAGCTCCGCTGCTGTTGGGGGTCCGAGCGCAGGCGGCGGGCCAGGTACCCGGGCCGGGCCAGCAAGCCCCGCCGCcgccccagcagcagcagagcgGGCAGCAGTACAACGGCGAACGGGGCATCTCCATCCCGGACCACGGCTACTGCCAGCCCATATCCATCCCGCTGTGCACGGACATCGCGTACAACCAGACCATCATGCCCAACCTGCTGGGCCACACGAATCAGGAGGACGCGGGCCTGGAGGTGCACCAGTTCTACCCGCTGGTGAAGGTGCAGTGCTCCGCCGAGCTCAAGTTCTTCCTGTGCTCCATGTATGCGCCCGTGTGCACCGTGCTGGAGCAGGCGCTGCCGCCCTGCCGCTCCCTGTGCGAGCGCGCACGCCAGGGTTGCGAGGCGCTCATGAACAAGTTCGGCTTCCAGTGGCCAGACACGCTCAAGTGCGAGAAGTTCCCGGTGCATGGCGCAGGAGAGCTGTGCGTGGGCCAGAACACGTCCGACAAAGGTACCCCGACTCCCTCCTTGCTGCCGGAGTTCTGGACCAGTAATCCGCAGCACGGCGGCGGTTATCGCGGCGGCTACCCGGGGGGCGCCGGCCCGGTGGAGCGGGGCAAGTTCTCCTGCCCGCGCGCTCTCAGGGTGCCCTCCTACCTCAACTACCACTTTCTGGGGGAGAAGGACTGCGGCGCGCCCTGCGAGCCCACTAAGGTATACGGGCTCATGTACTTTGGGCCGGAGGAGCTGCGCTTCTCGCGCACCTGGATTGGCATCTGGTCCGTGCTGTGCTGCGCCTCCACGCTCTTCACGGTACTCACGTACCTGGTGGACATGCGGCGCTTCAGCTACCCGGAACGACCCATCATTTTCCTGTCCGGCTGTTACACAGCGGTGGCCGTGGCCTACATCGCTGGCTTTCTGCTGGAGGACCGGGTGGTGTGTAACGACAAGTTTGCAGAGGACGGGGCGCGCACCGTGGCGCAGGGCACTAAGAAGGAGGGCTGCACTATCCTCTTTATGATGCTCTACTTCTTCAGCATGGCCAGCTCCATCTGGTGGGTGATCCTGTCCCTCACCTGGTTCCTGGCAGCCGGCATGAAGTGGGGCCACGAAGCCATCGAGGCCAACTCACAGTATTTTCACCTAGCCGCCTGGGCTGTGCCAGCCATCAAAACTATAACCATCCTGGCGTTGGGCCAGGTGGACGGCGATGTACTGAGTGGAGTGTGTTTTGTAGGGCTTAACAACGTGGACGCGCTGCGTGGCTTTGTGCTGGCGCCGCTCTTCGTCTATCTGTTCATCGGCACCTCTTTCCTGCTGGCCGGTTTCGTGTCGCTCTTCCGCATCCGCACCATTATGAAGCACGATGGCACCAAGACCGAGAAGCTGGAGAAGCTCATGGTGCGCATCGGAGTCTTCAGCGTGCTCTACACCGTGCCGGCCACCATCGTCATCGCCTGCTACTTCTACGAGCAGGCCTTCCGGGACCAGTGGGAGCGCAGCTGGGTGGCCCAGAGCTGCAAGAGTTATGCCATCCCCTGCCCTCACCTCCAGGGGGGTGGAGGCGTCCCACCACACCCGCCCATGACTCCCGACTTTACCGTCTTCATGATCAAGTATCTCATGACGCTGATCGTGGGCATCACGTCGGGCTTCTGGATCTGGTCTGGCAAGACACTGAACTCCTGGAGGAAGTTCTACACGAGGCTCACCAACAGCAAACAGGGGGAGACTACCGTCTGA